The proteins below come from a single Methyloprofundus sedimenti genomic window:
- a CDS encoding IS110 family RNA-guided transposase, giving the protein MNIHNLAHLQVAVDIGSHEHYVAIGLSEGGILDEFSITHTPAGFQYFFSRIERQEHLYNRPVDVAMEGYNGWARPLDSQIQSHGYQLYNVNNLKLARFKEIFPAPAKSDLVDTHKMLELFQLQDHLPLAKGVLQAVLPVPDANRRLKRLTRRRRQLINEKVALQNRIQPDLQATCPTLLDMTGSIDNLWFLHFLTCRDDLTKLMRLQTKSLLAIQGVGRKYLNLILDWQKQAEFSNEIEEVGPMIQEDARRLLALMASIKTMDAKIDSQIQKSAYAQHIDSIPGFGLVCSAELAGEIGTLDRFPKQSSFSIYIGMAPLDNQSGGYQGTKSPKHVNTRARKAMMTAVCRHMAYVPESRAYYDKKRSEGKTHNKAVRALGRHISRVIWSMLRHDRDYIELASINEKAA; this is encoded by the coding sequence ATGAACATTCATAATTTAGCCCATTTACAAGTTGCAGTTGATATCGGTAGTCACGAACATTATGTGGCTATTGGCCTTTCTGAGGGAGGGATTCTGGACGAATTTTCGATTACGCATACACCAGCAGGGTTTCAGTATTTTTTTAGCCGTATTGAGCGGCAAGAGCATTTATACAACCGACCTGTAGACGTTGCTATGGAAGGTTACAATGGCTGGGCTCGACCATTGGATAGCCAGATTCAGAGCCACGGCTATCAGCTTTACAACGTCAACAACCTCAAGCTCGCCCGGTTTAAAGAGATCTTTCCCGCACCCGCAAAATCTGATTTGGTTGATACTCACAAAATGCTTGAGTTGTTTCAACTTCAGGATCATTTGCCGCTCGCTAAAGGTGTTCTGCAGGCAGTGCTACCGGTACCCGATGCCAATCGTCGGTTAAAGCGTCTGACACGGCGGCGACGTCAGTTGATCAATGAAAAGGTTGCTCTGCAAAACCGTATACAGCCTGACCTGCAAGCCACCTGCCCGACGCTTTTGGATATGACAGGAAGTATTGATAATCTATGGTTTCTGCACTTTCTAACTTGTCGCGATGATTTGACAAAATTAATGCGACTACAAACCAAAAGCCTGCTTGCCATTCAAGGGGTTGGCCGGAAATATCTCAACCTCATTCTTGACTGGCAGAAACAGGCAGAATTTTCTAATGAAATCGAAGAAGTCGGCCCGATGATCCAAGAGGATGCACGCCGCTTGTTAGCCTTGATGGCATCAATTAAAACCATGGATGCAAAAATCGACTCACAGATTCAAAAGTCTGCATATGCTCAGCATATTGATTCGATTCCTGGCTTTGGTTTGGTCTGTAGTGCCGAATTGGCGGGTGAAATCGGCACTTTAGACCGCTTTCCGAAACAGAGTAGCTTTTCAATCTATATCGGCATGGCACCTCTGGACAACCAATCTGGAGGCTACCAAGGAACTAAATCACCTAAACACGTCAATACCCGAGCTCGTAAAGCGATGATGACCGCAGTTTGTCGTCACATGGCTTATGTGCCTGAATCTCGCGCTTACTATGATAAAAAACGTTCCGAAGGAAAGACGCACAACAAAGCCGTTCGGGCTTTGGGGCGACATATATCACGAGTCATCTGGTCTATGTTGCGTCATGACAGAGATTACATTGAACTTGCGAGCATCAATGAAAAAGCGGCTTAA
- a CDS encoding type II toxin-antitoxin system Phd/YefM family antitoxin has translation MQIISFTEARNSLKSVLDRVINDADCTIITRRDSEDAVVMSLDYYDSLMETVYLLKSPANAEHLRKSIDQFNQGKVQVKDLINE, from the coding sequence ATGCAAATTATTTCATTTACAGAAGCAAGAAATAGTCTTAAATCTGTTTTAGATCGAGTCATTAATGATGCTGATTGTACAATTATAACAAGACGAGATAGTGAGGATGCTGTTGTTATGTCATTAGATTATTACGATAGCTTAATGGAGACAGTTTATTTATTAAAATCCCCTGCAAATGCTGAGCATCTTCGCAAATCTATTGATCAATTTAATCAAGGAAAAGTGCAAGTTAAAGATCTGATAAATGAATAG
- a CDS encoding Txe/YoeB family addiction module toxin, with the protein MNRCLAWTDEAWSDYLYWQTQDKKTLRRINKLIEAVKRQPFEGIGKPEPLKENLSGFWSRRINDTHRLIYAITETHLTIISCRYHYSHKG; encoded by the coding sequence ATGAATAGATGCCTGGCCTGGACAGATGAAGCTTGGTCTGATTACTTATATTGGCAAACTCAAGATAAAAAAACACTCAGGCGTATTAATAAATTAATTGAAGCTGTGAAACGACAGCCCTTTGAAGGAATTGGTAAACCTGAGCCTTTAAAAGAAAATTTATCTGGTTTTTGGTCTCGTAGAATAAATGATACGCATAGACTCATTTATGCTATTACAGAAACACATCTTACGATTATTTCGTGTAGGTATCATTATTCACATAAAGGCTAG
- a CDS encoding DODA-type extradiol aromatic ring-opening family dioxygenase: MEEKTNNLLSKVLFIPHGGGPLPLLGDKGHQELVDFLKHITPSLGRPSAILVISAHWEEDRATITGGETPALIYDYAGFPDEAYKIKYPASGNPQLAKKIFNLLQSSGVEAKLDNHRGFDHGLFIPLKIMFPDASIPCVQLSLLKSLDPKEHIRMGKALSELRNENLLIIGSGFSFHNMSAFFQSKESPDEKNEDFERWLINTCTDNDISENERERKLAQWSDAPFARYCHPREEHLLPLHVCYGTCSSTAKLVFDGKVIGKKASAFLW; this comes from the coding sequence ATGGAAGAAAAAACAAACAATTTGCTCAGTAAGGTGTTGTTTATTCCTCATGGTGGAGGTCCGCTTCCTTTGTTAGGTGATAAGGGACATCAAGAGTTGGTCGACTTCTTAAAACACATTACCCCATCATTAGGCAGGCCTTCAGCAATACTTGTTATCAGCGCTCACTGGGAGGAAGACAGAGCAACAATTACTGGCGGGGAAACGCCCGCCTTAATTTATGATTATGCGGGCTTTCCTGATGAAGCATATAAAATTAAATATCCAGCATCAGGCAACCCGCAGCTTGCGAAGAAAATTTTTAATTTATTACAGAGTAGCGGAGTTGAAGCTAAACTAGATAATCATCGTGGTTTTGATCATGGATTATTTATTCCGTTGAAAATCATGTTCCCTGATGCCAGTATTCCTTGTGTTCAGTTATCCCTGCTGAAAAGTCTCGATCCTAAAGAACACATCCGCATGGGCAAAGCATTATCAGAATTGAGAAATGAAAATTTATTAATCATTGGCTCAGGGTTTTCATTTCATAATATGAGCGCGTTTTTCCAATCAAAAGAGAGTCCCGATGAAAAAAATGAAGATTTTGAACGCTGGCTTATCAATACCTGTACGGATAATGACATTTCAGAAAATGAAAGAGAGCGAAAATTAGCTCAATGGTCTGATGCCCCTTTTGCCAGATATTGCCATCCTAGAGAGGAACACTTATTACCGCTACATGTGTGTTATGGGACCTGTAGTTCTACAGCCAAATTAGTATTTGATGGTAAAGTTATTGGGAAAAAAGCGAGTGCTTTTCTGTGGTGA
- the cysK gene encoding cysteine synthase A, protein MTTAQDITQLIGNTPLVKLNHIVEPGSAEVWFKIEASNPGGSVKDRIGLAMIMAAEESGDLQSGGTIIEPTSGNTGIALAMVAAARGYHCILTMPETMSVERRQLLALYGAEIVLTPGPEGMKGAIAKAKEILAQTSNAYMPQQFENPANPEVHRQTTAQEIWSATNGKIDAFVCGVGTGGTITGVTDTLKKRNPRLKSVAVEPAESPVISGGQHSPHKIQGIGAGFIPKNLNVDLLDSIELVSTDESFAMRKRLVEEEGILAGISTGASVCAALRVARELGEGKIVVTIMHDTGERYLSMGEKN, encoded by the coding sequence ATGACAACAGCTCAAGATATTACTCAATTAATTGGCAATACTCCGCTGGTTAAATTAAATCATATTGTTGAACCCGGTTCAGCTGAAGTCTGGTTTAAAATTGAAGCCAGCAACCCCGGCGGTTCTGTAAAAGACCGCATAGGCCTGGCAATGATTATGGCAGCTGAAGAATCAGGCGACCTCCAGTCAGGGGGAACTATTATTGAACCCACTTCCGGGAATACGGGCATTGCCCTTGCAATGGTAGCTGCTGCTCGTGGCTACCATTGTATTTTAACCATGCCGGAAACGATGTCAGTTGAGCGTAGACAGTTGTTAGCGCTTTATGGTGCAGAAATTGTATTAACTCCCGGCCCCGAAGGAATGAAAGGTGCAATTGCCAAAGCTAAAGAAATTCTTGCTCAAACCAGCAATGCATATATGCCTCAACAATTTGAAAACCCCGCTAACCCTGAAGTACATAGACAAACGACAGCTCAGGAAATCTGGTCTGCTACCAATGGCAAAATTGACGCTTTTGTTTGTGGTGTTGGGACCGGGGGTACTATTACGGGCGTTACCGATACACTTAAAAAAAGAAATCCCAGACTGAAGTCTGTGGCTGTAGAACCTGCTGAGTCCCCTGTTATCTCAGGCGGTCAGCATAGCCCACATAAAATTCAAGGCATAGGAGCAGGTTTTATCCCTAAAAACCTTAATGTCGATTTACTCGACAGTATTGAATTAGTCAGTACCGATGAATCATTTGCCATGCGTAAACGGCTGGTTGAAGAAGAAGGTATTCTGGCAGGCATCTCTACGGGTGCCAGTGTCTGTGCAGCGTTACGTGTTGCCAGGGAACTAGGCGAAGGTAAAATTGTTGTAACTATAATGCATGATACCGGTGAACGTTACTTGAGTATGGGGGAAAAGAATTAG